Proteins encoded together in one Gemmatimonadota bacterium DH-78 window:
- a CDS encoding bifunctional riboflavin kinase/FAD synthetase encodes MTDRDHGPAIDPKLPPGLPSGEGTVVTVGTFDGVHRGHWAVLQEIRERARTRGLRSVLVTFHPHPLRIVRPEAAPRLLTTPDEKKEVLAESGLDYAVFLSFSRALSRYSPDRFVREILMDRLSVRELVIGYDHGFGRGRSGDADTLRAIGAREGFAVDVVRPVFAGDDAISSTRIRAAIARADLAMATAGLGRPYSVRGLVVRGDGRGRQLGFPTANLGGVSPDKALPPPGVYAVRGSVRSGVHDGALHLGPRPTFPGASPSIELHLIDFEGDLYGEEVRVDFMERIREIRPFASVQALVDQMRVDVSRARRILAGATPPPARGSSGPG; translated from the coding sequence ATGACCGATCGCGACCACGGTCCGGCGATCGATCCGAAGCTTCCCCCGGGGCTGCCCTCGGGCGAGGGCACGGTGGTCACGGTCGGGACCTTCGACGGGGTGCATCGAGGTCACTGGGCGGTGTTGCAGGAGATCCGGGAGCGGGCGCGGACCCGGGGGCTGCGCAGCGTGCTGGTCACCTTCCATCCACACCCTCTGCGGATCGTGCGCCCCGAGGCGGCTCCCCGGCTCCTCACCACCCCCGACGAGAAGAAGGAGGTGCTGGCCGAGAGCGGTCTGGACTACGCCGTCTTCCTCTCGTTCTCCCGCGCGCTGTCCCGCTACTCGCCGGACCGCTTCGTGCGCGAGATCCTGATGGATCGCCTGTCGGTGCGAGAACTCGTGATCGGCTACGACCACGGGTTCGGGCGCGGGCGCTCGGGGGACGCCGACACCCTGCGGGCCATCGGCGCCCGGGAGGGCTTCGCCGTCGACGTCGTGCGCCCGGTGTTCGCCGGCGACGACGCGATCTCGTCGACCCGGATTCGGGCGGCGATCGCGCGAGCCGACCTGGCCATGGCCACCGCCGGCCTGGGACGGCCCTACTCGGTGCGCGGACTGGTGGTGCGCGGCGACGGGAGAGGCCGCCAGCTTGGCTTTCCAACCGCCAACCTGGGGGGCGTGTCTCCGGACAAGGCGCTTCCGCCTCCCGGTGTGTACGCCGTACGGGGGTCGGTCCGCAGTGGAGTGCACGACGGCGCCCTGCACCTGGGGCCTCGCCCCACCTTCCCGGGGGCGTCCCCCTCGATCGAACTGCACCTGATCGACTTCGAGGGCGACCTCTACGGCGAAGAGGTGCGGGTCGACTTCATGGAGCGCATCCGCGAGATCCGGCCCTTCGCCTCGGTTCAGGCACTCGTGGACCAGATGCGCGTCGACGTGTCCCGGGCCCGACGGATTCTCGCCGGCGCTACTCCACCACCGGCTCGAGGCTCGTCCGGACCCGGGTGA
- a CDS encoding inorganic phosphate transporter has translation MDLVALSLASIILLALFDLWVGIANDAANFLNSAFGSRVARRRTVLLVAAVGVLLGALTSNGLMEVARRGVFDPAWFVDAAGDIRVDLILAIYLGVMAADVLLLDLFNSLGLPTSTTVSIISELVGAAIAVALWTTPGGPAQALQVINSGPVLGIYTGIFLSVVVAFIASAAIMFLVRLVYGHDLESSFRRWGWLWTGAAFASLAYFVVYKGLRSSGLIPAEIMTQLQAHLLLALGAVFAVAGALGAVFSRRPRTVLGVIILAGTGALGLAFAGNDLVNFIGPAVAAAQAVFVEGVDLSGRVSTPPWALALAGGTMVASLTLSQKSRRVRDTEVRIAARGPSTQRFRAGRFSRAVVTGARGTFAVVRAIVPSSLRDRAERRTAAPPCAPTDAPYDLLRASVNLVVASLLISLGTANGLPLSTTYITFMCAMGASFGDRTWGADDAEARVAGMLTVLGGWLLTGLLAAVAAFSMASVIVLGGPAGVPSALLLVAFGLWRLTRVRTSLEPVVE, from the coding sequence TTGGACCTCGTCGCTCTCAGCCTCGCCTCGATCATCCTCCTGGCACTCTTCGATCTCTGGGTCGGGATCGCCAACGACGCCGCGAACTTCCTCAACTCGGCCTTCGGCTCGCGCGTGGCCCGGCGTCGCACCGTGCTCCTCGTGGCGGCCGTGGGCGTCCTGCTCGGCGCCCTGACCTCGAACGGTCTCATGGAGGTGGCCCGCCGCGGCGTCTTCGACCCGGCGTGGTTCGTAGACGCGGCCGGAGACATTCGGGTCGACCTCATCCTGGCGATCTACCTCGGCGTGATGGCGGCCGACGTGCTGTTGCTCGACCTCTTCAACTCGCTCGGGCTGCCCACCTCCACGACCGTCTCCATCATCTCGGAGCTGGTGGGCGCCGCCATCGCAGTGGCTCTCTGGACCACCCCGGGCGGTCCCGCGCAGGCGCTCCAGGTGATCAACTCCGGCCCGGTGCTGGGCATCTACACGGGTATCTTCCTCTCGGTGGTGGTCGCCTTCATCGCCTCCGCCGCGATCATGTTTCTGGTCCGGCTCGTGTACGGGCACGACCTGGAGTCGTCCTTCCGCCGCTGGGGATGGCTCTGGACCGGCGCCGCATTCGCCTCGCTCGCGTACTTCGTGGTGTACAAGGGACTCCGGAGTTCGGGGCTGATTCCCGCGGAGATCATGACCCAGCTTCAGGCTCATCTCCTCCTGGCGCTGGGCGCAGTCTTCGCGGTGGCGGGCGCACTCGGCGCGGTGTTCTCCCGCCGGCCCCGAACCGTGCTCGGCGTGATCATCCTCGCAGGCACCGGGGCGCTCGGTCTGGCCTTCGCCGGCAACGACCTGGTGAACTTCATCGGGCCCGCCGTGGCCGCCGCTCAGGCCGTGTTCGTGGAGGGGGTGGACCTCTCCGGACGGGTGTCGACGCCGCCCTGGGCGCTCGCCCTCGCCGGCGGCACGATGGTCGCCTCGCTCACGCTCTCGCAGAAGTCTCGACGGGTGCGCGACACCGAGGTGCGCATCGCCGCCCGGGGCCCCTCCACGCAGCGCTTCCGAGCGGGCCGCTTCTCGAGAGCCGTGGTCACCGGGGCGCGCGGTACCTTCGCGGTGGTGCGAGCCATCGTGCCGAGCAGTCTCCGCGACCGGGCCGAGCGCCGCACCGCCGCGCCGCCCTGCGCCCCCACCGACGCGCCCTACGACCTTCTCCGCGCCAGTGTGAACCTCGTGGTGGCCAGCCTCCTGATCTCGCTGGGCACCGCGAACGGTCTGCCGCTTTCCACCACCTACATCACCTTCATGTGTGCGATGGGCGCCTCGTTCGGCGACCGCACCTGGGGTGCCGACGACGCCGAGGCCCGGGTCGCCGGCATGCTCACGGTGCTCGGCGGCTGGCTCCTCACCGGATTGCTGGCGGCGGTGGCGGCCTTCTCGATGGCGTCGGTGATCGTGCTCGGAGGACCCGCCGGAGTGCCTTCGGCTCTCCTGCTCGTGGCCTTCGGACTGTGGCGCCTCACCCGGGTCCGGACGAGCCTCGAGCCGGTGGTGGAGTAG
- the rpsO gene encoding 30S ribosomal protein S15: MSIDKTAVIEKYRLHDGDVGSAPVQVALLTERINHLRAHFDAHKHDHHSRRGLLKMVGRRRRLLEYLKRTDLERYRGLIADLGLRH, encoded by the coding sequence ATGAGTATCGACAAGACTGCAGTCATCGAGAAGTACCGTCTCCACGATGGAGACGTCGGAAGTGCGCCCGTTCAGGTCGCCCTCCTCACGGAGCGGATCAACCACCTGCGGGCCCATTTCGACGCGCACAAGCACGACCACCACAGCCGGCGCGGCCTGCTGAAGATGGTGGGTCGCCGTCGCCGCCTGCTCGAGTACCTGAAGCGTACCGATCTCGAGCGGTATCGGGGACTGATCGCCGACCTCGGTCTGCGTCACTAG
- the pnp gene encoding polyribonucleotide nucleotidyltransferase: protein MIKRIERQFAGRPLTLEIGRMAKLAGGSCLVQYGETVVLCTATAQSKPTHLPFFPLTVEYREKTYAAGKIPGGFFKREGRPGEKEILAARLTDRPLRPLFPDGFMHETQVVANILSADQENDADVLALLGGSVALNMSNIPFNTPVASVRVGRIQGTWVWNPTFQQLEYSDVDMVVAGSEDAILMVEGGAIEVPEADMLEGIQFAHEGIKQLVEIQKELLEGHSVPDMEWTPVAPDADLESVVEKVAAAKVVEALNLSDKQERQQAMAAVKEDVISHLQDDDEDWAEHEGQVGDILRAIEKRTMRQQILDNGERADGRNLDEIRPISCEVGVLPRTHGSALFTRGQTQALAVTTLGTSRDEQRIDSIDVREEVTKSFMLHYNFPPFSVGEARPFRSTSRREIGHGNLAERAIQPLLPAYDEFPYTIRIVSDILESNGSSSMASVCGASLSLMDTGVPIKAACAGVAMGLIKEGDKVAVLTDILGLEDALGDMDFKVAGTRDGVTSIQMDIKIAGLTTEILEEALKRAHAGRMHILDIMDQTLAEPRVDISQWAPRITTIQINPEKIGEIIGPKGKTIRAIQDESGATIEVDDSGLVKIAAVSGEGADRAREMIEAIVKDPEVGRIYEGPVKNTTTFGAFIEILPGVEGLCHISELEDGRVEKTEDVLKKGDITRVKLLSIDEKGRLRLSRRAALAEDAQAADEGDAEGGDAEGGDDS, encoded by the coding sequence ATGATCAAGCGCATCGAGCGCCAGTTCGCAGGGCGCCCCCTCACTCTCGAGATCGGTCGGATGGCCAAGCTCGCGGGGGGTTCCTGCCTCGTTCAGTACGGTGAGACGGTGGTGCTCTGCACGGCCACGGCCCAGAGCAAGCCGACCCACCTCCCCTTCTTCCCGCTCACCGTCGAGTACCGCGAGAAGACCTACGCCGCCGGAAAGATCCCCGGGGGCTTCTTCAAGCGCGAGGGTCGCCCCGGTGAGAAGGAGATTCTCGCCGCGCGCCTCACCGACCGCCCGCTGCGGCCGCTCTTTCCCGACGGCTTCATGCACGAGACGCAGGTGGTCGCCAACATCCTGAGCGCCGATCAGGAGAACGACGCCGACGTGCTCGCCCTGCTGGGCGGCAGCGTGGCGCTCAACATGTCGAACATCCCCTTCAACACCCCGGTCGCCTCGGTGCGCGTGGGGCGGATCCAGGGGACGTGGGTGTGGAACCCGACCTTCCAGCAGCTCGAGTACTCCGACGTCGACATGGTCGTCGCCGGATCCGAGGATGCGATCCTGATGGTCGAGGGCGGCGCGATCGAGGTGCCCGAGGCCGACATGCTCGAGGGCATTCAGTTCGCGCACGAGGGCATCAAGCAGCTCGTCGAGATCCAGAAGGAGCTGCTCGAGGGCCACTCGGTGCCCGACATGGAGTGGACGCCGGTCGCGCCCGATGCCGACCTGGAGTCGGTGGTGGAGAAGGTGGCGGCGGCGAAGGTGGTCGAGGCCCTCAACCTGTCCGACAAGCAGGAGCGTCAGCAGGCGATGGCGGCCGTGAAGGAGGACGTCATCAGCCACCTGCAGGACGACGACGAGGACTGGGCCGAGCACGAGGGCCAGGTGGGCGACATCCTGCGCGCGATCGAGAAGCGCACGATGCGTCAGCAGATCCTGGACAACGGCGAGCGCGCCGACGGCCGCAACCTCGACGAGATCCGTCCGATCTCGTGCGAGGTGGGCGTGCTGCCGCGCACCCATGGCTCCGCCCTCTTCACCCGCGGGCAGACGCAGGCCCTCGCGGTGACCACGCTGGGCACCTCGCGCGACGAGCAGCGGATCGACTCGATCGACGTCCGTGAAGAGGTGACCAAGTCGTTCATGCTGCACTACAACTTCCCGCCGTTCTCGGTGGGTGAGGCGCGGCCCTTCCGCAGCACCTCGCGCCGCGAGATCGGGCACGGCAACCTGGCCGAGCGGGCCATCCAGCCGCTGCTCCCGGCCTACGACGAGTTCCCGTACACGATCCGCATCGTCTCCGACATTCTCGAGTCGAACGGCTCGTCGTCGATGGCCTCGGTGTGCGGCGCCTCGCTCTCGCTCATGGACACCGGCGTGCCGATCAAGGCCGCCTGTGCGGGTGTGGCGATGGGGCTGATCAAGGAAGGCGACAAGGTGGCCGTGCTCACCGACATCCTCGGTCTCGAGGACGCCCTCGGCGACATGGACTTCAAGGTGGCCGGTACGCGCGACGGCGTGACCTCGATCCAGATGGACATCAAGATCGCCGGTCTCACCACCGAGATCCTCGAGGAGGCGCTGAAGCGGGCCCACGCCGGCCGCATGCACATTCTCGACATCATGGATCAGACGCTGGCCGAGCCGCGGGTCGACATCTCGCAGTGGGCCCCGCGGATCACCACGATCCAGATCAACCCCGAGAAGATCGGCGAGATCATCGGACCGAAGGGCAAGACGATCCGCGCCATCCAGGACGAGTCGGGTGCCACCATCGAGGTGGACGACTCCGGTCTGGTGAAGATCGCGGCGGTGAGCGGCGAGGGTGCGGATCGCGCCCGCGAGATGATCGAGGCGATCGTGAAGGACCCCGAGGTGGGCCGGATCTACGAGGGCCCGGTGAAGAACACCACCACCTTCGGCGCCTTCATCGAGATCCTTCCCGGCGTGGAGGGGCTCTGCCACATCTCCGAACTCGAGGACGGCCGGGTCGAGAAGACCGAGGACGTGCTCAAGAAGGGAGACATCACCCGGGTGAAGCTGCTGTCGATCGACGAGAAGGGCCGTCTGCGCCTCTCCCGTCGGGCCGCGCTCGCCGAGGACGCCCAGGCAGCCGACGAAGGCGACGCCGAGGGTGGCGACGCCGAGGGTGGCGACGATTCCTGA
- a CDS encoding pitrilysin family protein has product MLSEHVPGVRSVSVGVWVRHGSAHEPAARMGESHMLEHMVFKGTERRSAHDIALSLEALGGSLDAFTSREHTAFQARVLDSHLPEALDVLADMVRRPLLRDDDLGLEREVVLEEIAQVDDTPDDLVFELHGEGLWQGHAYGHAILGTRETVGALTGDDLRALHDTRYRGRNLVVAATGNVDHDRFLALVSEAFGDLDAGEAPTPAADPAGTRSGRRWVDRESHQLHLVVGREGVSHAHPLRIPLILVSQAFGGGMSSRLFQRIREELGLAYTVFSYQSFYSRSGLVGVYLGTRPGSGERAEEALREEFARISRDSLGADELEQTRMQVKGQIMLSLESTSARLYRLAGSALNGEPWLGLDDLLARVDAVTPDQVAEAARLAFDPDSQYTLLLGPG; this is encoded by the coding sequence GTGCTCTCCGAGCACGTGCCCGGGGTGCGCTCGGTGTCGGTGGGCGTGTGGGTGAGGCACGGCTCGGCGCACGAGCCGGCGGCCCGCATGGGGGAGAGCCACATGCTGGAGCACATGGTGTTCAAGGGCACCGAGCGCCGCTCCGCTCACGACATCGCGCTCTCGCTGGAGGCCCTCGGAGGCTCGCTCGACGCCTTCACCTCGCGGGAGCACACGGCCTTTCAGGCCCGGGTGCTCGACAGCCACCTGCCCGAGGCGCTCGACGTGCTCGCCGACATGGTGCGGCGCCCGCTGCTCCGCGACGACGATCTGGGCCTCGAGCGCGAGGTGGTGCTGGAGGAGATCGCACAGGTGGACGACACCCCGGACGACCTCGTCTTCGAGCTGCACGGGGAAGGGCTGTGGCAGGGGCACGCCTACGGCCACGCGATCCTCGGCACGCGAGAGACGGTCGGGGCCCTCACGGGCGACGACCTGCGGGCGCTGCACGACACCCGGTATCGCGGCCGCAACCTCGTGGTGGCTGCGACGGGCAATGTCGACCACGACCGCTTCCTGGCGCTGGTGTCGGAGGCGTTCGGTGATCTCGATGCCGGAGAGGCGCCCACTCCCGCCGCCGATCCTGCGGGCACCCGCTCGGGCCGTCGATGGGTGGACCGCGAGTCGCACCAGCTGCACCTCGTGGTGGGGCGCGAGGGCGTGTCGCACGCCCATCCGCTGCGCATTCCGTTGATTCTGGTGTCGCAGGCCTTCGGCGGAGGCATGAGCTCGCGTCTCTTCCAGCGCATTCGCGAGGAACTCGGACTCGCCTACACCGTCTTCTCCTACCAGTCGTTCTACAGCCGGAGCGGACTGGTGGGTGTGTACCTCGGCACGCGGCCGGGCTCGGGCGAGCGCGCGGAGGAGGCACTCCGCGAGGAGTTCGCACGCATCAGTCGAGACAGCCTGGGCGCCGACGAACTCGAGCAGACCCGCATGCAGGTGAAGGGGCAGATCATGCTGTCGCTGGAATCGACCAGTGCGCGCCTCTATCGGCTGGCGGGGTCGGCGCTCAACGGGGAGCCCTGGCTCGGACTCGACGATCTGCTCGCGCGGGTCGACGCGGTCACACCGGATCAGGTGGCGGAGGCGGCGCGGCTCGCCTTCGACCCCGACTCGCAGTACACCCTCCTGCTCGGGCCGGGGTGA